The Echinicola jeungdonensis genome segment CAACCTTCTTTATTTACTTGTCCCAGATTATCATGATGGGCTTGATTGGATCCATATTAGGGGCAACTTTGGGGACGGTGCTACAGTTTATCCTTCCAAAAGTTTTTAGTGATTTTTTGCCTGTTGAAGTGACAGTTCAGACTTCCTGGTCAGCCATAGGTTTTGGCTTACTTACGGGATTGGTGATATCAGTGCTTTTTGCTTTGCTACCGTTATTGAAAATCAGGAAAGTGCCACCGATGATGACCTTGCGGCCGGATGAAAGTTCGGTGAGTTTTACCAGGGATCCTTGGCGATGGTTGGTTGCACTGGGAATTTCTGTATTTATTTTTTCTTTCAGTTTAATGCTATTGGATGGATGGGAAGAATCATTGGGCTTTACTGGCTTCGTTCTTTTGGCCTTTGGTTTATTATGGTTGGTTGGGACTGGGATAATGTGGCTGATCAGGAGGTTTATGCCCCTTTCACTATCCTATCCTATGCGGCAGTCCCTAGCAAATCTTTATAGGCCAAATAATCAGACCATTTCTTTAATTGCAACCATTGGATTGGGTACAGCCATGATCAGTACCCTGTATTTTATCCAAAACCAACTGCTGGACCAGGTCAAATTTGCTGATAAAGAAGACCAGCCAAACATGCTGTTTTTTGATATCCAGACTCCCCAACTAGAGGAGGTGAAAGACGAGATTAAAAAAAGGGAGTTGCCTATAATGCAAGAAGTGCCCATCGTAACCATGCGTTTGGAATCAATCAATGGTGTGGACAAGTCCGATAATGAAGGGTTGCCTGATGAGGAAAGAAATTCAGGGAGGCTGTACAACAGGGAATTCAGGGTGACCTACCGGGACAGCTTGGTGCAAACAGAAAAACTGGTAGATGGGAAATTGCATAAAGTAGAATACCCTGGCGATAGTATTTTTGTCTCTTTTGACAAAGGGTATGCGGATCGAACCGGAATCAAATTGGGGGATGAATTAGTCTTCAATGTACAGGGAAGGCCGATGAAAACCTATGTGGGGAGTTTTAGGGAGGTTAATTTTCGGCGGGTAAGTACGAACTTTCTGGTTTTGTTCCCAGATAATGTGCTCAATAATGCCCCAAAATTCCATGTAATCATTACCAAATCCCAATCTGACGAACAAGCTGCCAATGTCGAAAATGAAATCGTCAAAGCTTTTCCCAATATTTCGGTGATAAATTTAGGGGTGATTGTGGATACCTTAGAGGAAATTTTAGGGAAGATCAGTTTCGTTATCCAATTTATGGCATTGTTCAGTATTCTAACTGGGATTTTGGTATTGATCAGTTCTTTAATTATCAGTAAATACCAAAGGGTTCGTGAAAGTATATTACTCAGAACACTCGGGGCTAGTAGCCCAACAGTGAGGACTATTAATACTCTGGAATATTTCTTTTTGGGATCTTTGGCCTCTTTAAGTGGGATTTTATTGTCTTTCCTGGCCACCGCCATGCTTAATGTTTTCGTGTTTGATTTTCCGATCAGATGGGCCTGGACCGAAGCTGCAATAGTGTATATGGGGATAACAAGCCTTACAGTAGTATTAGGCTGGCTAAATGGAAAAAACATTATCAAAAAACCGCCAATGGAAATATTAAGGGAAGGTTGAGAAATTATTTTCAAGTTTTGAAACTTTTTGTTATGTTTATATGTATATACATTAAATACATAAATGGAAATTAAATGAAACTTGAAGAGGCCATCAAACAGAAAGACTTTAAGAACCAATACAATAAAGCAGTAGTTAATTTATTGTATACCCAGAGTTATTTGGCTTCTTACCAAAGCAAGTTGTTTAAACCTCATGATTTGTCACCTGAGCAATACAATGTCTTAAG includes the following:
- a CDS encoding ABC transporter permease, with the protein product MHNWGWIFKMALRDFRKNKAKLLLFVSSIVIGIAALVAISSFGDNLEKDIDNQAKELLGADLVLENNQPIGEQALDTMAIAIAEEVNFASMVAFPKSGESRLTQVRALKGNFPFYGEMETVPKNADDRLRENGRVALVEKILLNQFNAQVGDSIKVGELQFQIVGELHKAPGQTGITATVAPVVYIPKKYAEATGLIQFGSRVEYQRYYQLAAGQDVEELIQPFKEEWEETHIDDDTVEDRKRSTGRSFENLSNFLSLVAFVALLLGCVGVASAVNVFVKEKLTSVAVLRCLGVSSKSTFFIYLSQIIMMGLIGSILGATLGTVLQFILPKVFSDFLPVEVTVQTSWSAIGFGLLTGLVISVLFALLPLLKIRKVPPMMTLRPDESSVSFTRDPWRWLVALGISVFIFSFSLMLLDGWEESLGFTGFVLLAFGLLWLVGTGIMWLIRRFMPLSLSYPMRQSLANLYRPNNQTISLIATIGLGTAMISTLYFIQNQLLDQVKFADKEDQPNMLFFDIQTPQLEEVKDEIKKRELPIMQEVPIVTMRLESINGVDKSDNEGLPDEERNSGRLYNREFRVTYRDSLVQTEKLVDGKLHKVEYPGDSIFVSFDKGYADRTGIKLGDELVFNVQGRPMKTYVGSFREVNFRRVSTNFLVLFPDNVLNNAPKFHVIITKSQSDEQAANVENEIVKAFPNISVINLGVIVDTLEEILGKISFVIQFMALFSILTGILVLISSLIISKYQRVRESILLRTLGASSPTVRTINTLEYFFLGSLASLSGILLSFLATAMLNVFVFDFPIRWAWTEAAIVYMGITSLTVVLGWLNGKNIIKKPPMEILREG